A region from the Ammospiza caudacuta isolate bAmmCau1 chromosome 4, bAmmCau1.pri, whole genome shotgun sequence genome encodes:
- the LOC131557198 gene encoding interleukin-8-like: MNPHLSLLLLLAAAALCQGAPLAGELRCRCVRTVSEMIPPRRLARLEFLAEGPHCAVPEVIATTKQGLTICLDPVAPWVKLLVTRILRSSANKL, encoded by the exons ATGAACCCGCacctctctctcctcctcctcctggccgCCGCCGCTCTGTGCCAGG GTGCGCCGCTGGCCGGGGAGCTGCGCTGCCGCTGCGTGCGGACCGTGTCCGAGATGATCCCGCCGCGGCGCCTGGCCCGCCTGGAGTTCCTCGCCGAGGGGCCGCACTGCGCAGTGCCCGAGGTCAT AGCCACGACGAAGCAGGGACTGACGATCTGTCTGGACCCCGTTGCTCCCTGGGTCAAGCTCCTGGTCACCAGGATCCTCCGTAG TTCAGCCAACAAGCTGTGA